The proteins below come from a single Hyperolius riggenbachi isolate aHypRig1 chromosome 8, aHypRig1.pri, whole genome shotgun sequence genomic window:
- the LOC137528405 gene encoding uncharacterized protein, which produces MTSLEADLQLLGSAEPELRLKLILLHRQAEKEHAERRHQAERERHQAEREQVAQRHQLELAKLQQQNRSAGPAEREGERVHRIPLDKFPAMDKDSDIDTFLQGFERTCRQYGVPREQWARYLTPGLRGKALEAFVSLPQEEETDFEAIKKAIIARYHLTPEVYRKRFRTVQRGPNDSYLDHACNLRTAFQQWVKGLAVETFDALQELIIKDQFLHTCPVEVRQFVRDREPKTVDEAAKVADAYTSNRASDFRRTTAPSWKGEKPARPSPLSTQRSQVPQPPGGRTATVDTRRCFACNKPGHISATCPEKKKEAPNSGGARNALCATRNAGSYAENLQPVTVGDTVTTGLRDTGAEVTLVHPQLVNPEEYIPGKTMAVKGVGGVTPAIPTALVHLDWGAGSGMKEVGVTDAIPTNVLLGTDLGRLVARYEPTPNPVEPASPAEVQDSCKVLCDNAVQAGSAGEAPGAKTIY; this is translated from the coding sequence atgacatctctggaagccgacctacagctactaggttcggctgagcccgaactgcgcctaaagctgatcctactgcaccgacaggcagagaaggaacacgcggaacggcgacaccaggccgagagggaaagacaccaggccgagagggaacaagttgcacagcgacaccagctggagctggctaaacttcagcagcagaaccggtctgctggacccgcagaacgcgaaggtgagcgagtccacagaatccccctggataagttccccgctatggacaaggactctgacatagacactttcctacaggggtttgaaaggacttgtcggcagtatggggtgccccgtgagcagtgggcaagatacctcacaccagggctgagaggcaaggccctggaggcgtttgtgagtctcccccaggaggaagaaacagactttgaggcgattaagaaagccatcattgcgcgataccacctcacgccagaggtgtatcgaaaacgtttcaggacagtgcagcgaggtcctaatgacagttacctggatcatgcatgcaacctgcgcactgccttccagcagtgggtaaaaggactggcggttgagacctttgatgccctgcaggaactgataataaaagaccagttcctccacacttgtcctgttgaggtccggcagtttgtacgggaccgagagccaaagaccgtggatgaggccgcgaaagttgctgatgcctacacgtccaatcgagcatctgattttcggaggactacggcgcccagctggaagggagaaaagcctgcgagaccttctcctctgagcacccagcgaagccaagtcccgcagccgcctggaggtagaacagccaccgttgacactcggagatgttttgcctgtaacaaaccgggtcacatcagtgctacgtgcccagaaaagaagaaggaagccccaaactctggcggggcccggaatgcgttgtgtgccacccggaatgcaggtagctatgcagagaatctgcaacctgtcacggttggtgatacagttaccaccggtctaagagacactggagcagaggtgactctagtgcacccccagcttgtgaaccctgaggagtacattcctggcaagactatggctgtcaaaggagttgggggcgtCACCcctgccatacccaccgccttggtccacctggattggggggccggcagcggaatgaaagaagtgggggtaacggatgccatccccacgaacgttttgttgggtactgacctgggacggttagtggcccggtatgagcctactccaaaccccgtggagcctgcatcccccgcagaagttcaggactcttgcaaggtactgtgtgataatgctgtgcaagcggggagtgctggtgaggccccaggggcta